The sequence below is a genomic window from Actinokineospora baliensis.
GCAGACCTGCAGGAAAGCGGCGAGGTCGGAGCTGGAGACACCGCGGGTGCCCAGGAACATCCGCGACAGCTTGCTCTTGGACCAGCCCAGCCGCTGGCAGGTCCGCACCCCGTTGAGGTTCGCCCGCACCATGGCCAGCCGCATGCTCTCGCCGAGTTCCCTGGCCCGGATTGTGGGCTCTGGTTTGTTCACGGCACATGATGTGCACATGCCACCAGGGCAACGGAAGATTCTCCACCCGAACCGGGCGGCGTTGAGCCGGTGGCAATCGCGCACGGTAGGTGGATAGTTGCCGCTGACCTCGGCGATGTCGGTACCACGACTTATAGTCGGGCGGTGACCGATCCCCTGCGCCGCACGGATTCCTGGACCCGCTCAGACCCGATCGCGGTGTCCGACCCCGGCCTGACCCAGGACGCGGGCTGGCAGATCGGCGTGTCCCGCACCCTGCCGCACCCGCTGGCGAAGGTGTGGGACCTGATCAGCGGCACAACCGGCATCTCGATGTGGCTCGGCGCGGGCGCCACCCTGTCCCCCACCCGAGGCACCCGCTACCAAACCCGCGACGGCGCGGTAGGCGACGTCCGCGGCTACCGAGAACGCGACCGGATCCGGATCACCTGCAAACCCCCCGGCTGGGACCACTTCACCACCATCCAGGTCACCGTCTCGGCCAAAGCCCCCGACAAGACCCTCCTCCGCTTCCACCAAGAATGGCTCGCCGACGCGGGCGAACGCCTCCGCCAACGCGACCACTGGACCACCGTGATGGACCGGGTCGCCGGAGCCCTGGACTCCACGCCGTAACAAGATCTTCCACCGCTATGGTCGCGGACGTGGTGGACCAGAAGAGCGGGCTGTACGCGGGGTTCGAGGGATACCGGAGCCCAACCCAGCAACAACTGCGCCAAGTGCTGACGACCGGCATCGTCGTGCCAGACACCAACCTGCTGCTCAACCTCTACCGCTACACCGCGACCGCGCGGGACGCGCTGCTGAAGACGTTGGAGAAGCTGCCGACGTTGTGGGTGCCGCACCAGGTCTTGGCAGAGTTCTGGCGCAACCGGGAGACCGTGCTACGCGACCCGGGCGACGCCACCAAAATCACAAAAAGTCTGGAGAAGCACCAGGAGGACCTCCGCGAAGAACTGCGAGCGTGGTCGAACCGGGTGAACCTCACGCCGGAGGAACGAGACGCCCTCATCGCAGTGCTGGACAAGGGGTTCACCAGCGCAGTCGCCACGGTCTCGGAGTTGGCTTCCTCATCCATGCACAAGTTCCACCACGACACGAATCAAGACAGCGTGCTGGCAGCAATGGAACCGATCCTCGACGGACGGGTTGGCCCACGGCTGGCGAAGAAGGCACATGACGCGGCCGTGGCAGAAGGTCGGCGCCGTACACAGGCGTCGGAACCGCCCGGGTACAAAGACAAGAAGAAGGATGACGCCAAGGCGGTTGGCGACTACCTCGTCTGGGAGCAGACTCTGGTGGAGGCCACGGACCGCGGCGTCGACGTTCTGTTCGTCACCGGTGACACGAAGGAAGACTGGTGGCGCGAGGAGGGTGGCCAACGACGCGGTCCCCGTGTTGAGTTGGTTGACGAGATGCAGGCGAGGTGCGGGACGAACCTCTACATGATCCGGCCCGCCCAACTGCTCGAACTAGCCAAGGCCGAACTCGACATTGACGTCAGCTTCGCGTCTATGCAAGAGATCGAGCGGGTAAACCGCTACCTCAGCGCACTCGGAGCCAGCAAGGACCCGCAGGAGACACACCGAAACATAGAGAAGATAGTCGGCATATTTGCCGCCAACCCAGAACTGACCGACAGATTCGTCAGGCGCATGCGAGCAGGTCGCGCAAGTGACAGACCTAGTTAGCCCGTAGCCGACTTCAGGCGAGTGGTGCGCAGGTGGGGGTGGTGGCGGTGATGCCGAGTTCCGCGTTCCCGTTGGCGCCCTTGGCGAGGGACACCGTGAGGTTGGTGTCGTCCATGGTGGCGGTGAAGTAGTCGGGTTGGGTGGGGCGGGGGTCCACCTTCCAGGACTTCAGGGTGGCTATGGCTTCCCGTTTGATGCGGACCACGTCGGCGTCGGCACCGAGGTCGGTCCTGCTCGAGACGGACCACTGGGCGCCTCTACCGTCCGCCGTGTCGCATGTGGACAGAGAAGCGTTGTCGATCGAGTCGTTGGTGGGGAACAAGGGTTCCGCAACCCCTGCGGCGGTGGCGATCTTGTTGGCGGCGCGGGAGGCTCGGCCGAAGCTGATGCCCAGGGCGGACCGCTGGGGGGCGGTGAGGTCGGGGCGCAGGGGCATGGCCAGCTCTTGGTGGCGGCCGCCGATCGAGCACTTCGCCTTTTCTGCTCGGATCTTGCCGTCGCGCAGGCCCAGGCGGATGTTGGACGGGCCGATGAGGATGACCGACCAGTTGTCGACCGGGAGTTGGGGTTGCCAGCCCGCAGCGATGCCATGCTGGCGCAGGTCTTCCGGCGTGACCGAGGTCGGGGCGTCGGCCCACATGGCGACGCTGTTGTCGGGGTTGCCGTCGAAGACGCTGCCGCAGGTCAAAGCTTCGAACTTGGGGTCGGGGGCGATCTCGCGCAGGAACTCGGTCACGGCGCCCTGGAACTCCTGGGGCACCGGGACCGGTTCGGCCGTGGAACACCCGGCCAGCAACACGAGTACCGCGAGCGCGGCCAACCTCACGGCTGTCGCTCCACTTTGTACTGATGGGTCTCCACCGACGTGCCGCCGAAGAACACCCCCGCGCTGTCGCGGAAGCGGACCACCGACGGGTCGGTGCTGGTGTCCAGTTGCCTGGCCGCGTCGGTGTAGTTGCCGTTGATGGCGTGGTTGCCGCCGATGGTGCCGGTCTGGTGGTCGAACTTCACCGTCGTCCGGTTGTCGCTGGCCGGG
It includes:
- a CDS encoding SRPBCC domain-containing protein, with translation MTDPLRRTDSWTRSDPIAVSDPGLTQDAGWQIGVSRTLPHPLAKVWDLISGTTGISMWLGAGATLSPTRGTRYQTRDGAVGDVRGYRERDRIRITCKPPGWDHFTTIQVTVSAKAPDKTLLRFHQEWLADAGERLRQRDHWTTVMDRVAGALDSTP
- a CDS encoding PIN-like domain-containing protein, producing the protein MVDQKSGLYAGFEGYRSPTQQQLRQVLTTGIVVPDTNLLLNLYRYTATARDALLKTLEKLPTLWVPHQVLAEFWRNRETVLRDPGDATKITKSLEKHQEDLREELRAWSNRVNLTPEERDALIAVLDKGFTSAVATVSELASSSMHKFHHDTNQDSVLAAMEPILDGRVGPRLAKKAHDAAVAEGRRRTQASEPPGYKDKKKDDAKAVGDYLVWEQTLVEATDRGVDVLFVTGDTKEDWWREEGGQRRGPRVELVDEMQARCGTNLYMIRPAQLLELAKAELDIDVSFASMQEIERVNRYLSALGASKDPQETHRNIEKIVGIFAANPELTDRFVRRMRAGRASDRPS